The following coding sequences are from one Passer domesticus isolate bPasDom1 chromosome 11, bPasDom1.hap1, whole genome shotgun sequence window:
- the TRA2B gene encoding transformer-2 protein homolog beta: MSDSGEQNYGERESRSASRSGSAHGSGKSGRHTPARSRSKEDSRRSRSKSRSRSESRSRSRRSSRRHYTRSRSRSRSHRRSRSRSYSRDYRRRHSHSHSPMSTRRRHIGNRANPDPNCCLGVFGLSLYTTERDLREVFSKYGPIADVSIVYDQQSRRSRGFAFVYFENVEDAKEAKERANGMELDGRRIRVDFSITKRPHTPTPGIYMGRPTYGSSRRRDYYDRGYDRGYDDRDYYSRSYRGGGGGGGGGWRAVQDRDQFYRRRSPSPYYSRGGYRSRSRSRSYSPRRY; encoded by the exons ATGAGCGACAGCGGGGAGCAAAACTACGGCGAGCGG GAATCCCGTTCTGCTTCCAGAAGCGGAAGTGCTCATGGGTCTGGCAAGTCGGGGAGACACACCCCTGCAAGATCTCGCTCTAAGGAGGATTCCAGGCGCTCCAGGTCAAAATCTAGATCCAGGTCTGAATCCAG GTCTAGATCAAGGAGGAGCTCGCGCAGACACTACACCCGGTCGCGCTCGCGGTCGCGCTCGCACAGGAGATCCCGAAGCAGGTCGTACAGTCGGGACTACCGGCGgcgccacagccacagccattCCCCCATGTCTACCCGGAGACGTCACATTGGGAACAGG GCAAATCCTGATCCAAACTGTTGTCTGGGAGTGTTTGGGCTGAGTCTGTACACTACAGAGCGAGACCTGCGAGAGGTTTTCTCCAAGTATGGGCCCATTGCCGACGTTTCCATCGTGTACGACCAGCAGTCGCGGCGCTCCCGAGGGTTCGCCTTCGTCTACTTCGAGAACGTCGAGGATGCCAAGGAA GCAAAGGAACGTGCCAATGGAATGGAGCTGGATGGAAGAAGGATCCGAGTAGACTTTTCCATAACAAAGAGACCTCACACACCTACCCCTGGAATCTATATGGGAAGACCCACTTA TGGCAGCTCACGGCGACGAGATTACTACGACAGAGGCTACGACAGAGGCTACGATGACCGTGACTACTACAGCAGGTCATACAG aggaggaggtggcGGCGGCGGAGGAGGCTGGAGAGCTGTTCAGGACAGGGATCAGTTTTACAG GAGGAGGTCACCGTCCCCGTACTACAGCCGAGGGGGCTACAGATCCCGCTCCAGATCCCGGTCCTACTCACCTC GTCGCTATTAA